In one Sulfitobacter sp. LCG007 genomic region, the following are encoded:
- the gatC gene encoding Asp-tRNA(Asn)/Glu-tRNA(Gln) amidotransferase subunit GatC — MSIDQSTAARVAKLARIRVEESDLPAIAQEFNAILGFIEQLNEVNVDGVEPMTSVTPQKLKRRADAVTDGNRQAAILSNAPDAREGFFAVPKVVE; from the coding sequence ATGTCCATCGACCAGTCCACCGCCGCGCGCGTGGCCAAGCTGGCCCGCATCCGCGTCGAGGAAAGCGACCTGCCCGCGATCGCGCAGGAGTTCAACGCCATCCTCGGATTCATCGAGCAGCTGAATGAGGTGAACGTGGACGGCGTGGAGCCGATGACCTCGGTGACCCCGCAAAAGCTCAAGCGCCGCGCAGACGCCGTGACGGACGGCAACCGGCAGGCAGCCATCCTCAGCAATGCCCCCGACGCGCGCGAAGGATTCTTCGCCGTCCCGAAAGTGGTGGAGTGA
- the rlmJ gene encoding 23S rRNA (adenine(2030)-N(6))-methyltransferase RlmJ, whose product MLSYQHIYHAGNLADVHKHALLAWMLSYLMRKDKPLSYIETHAGRALYDLGDAAALKTGEAARGIARTEGWFDSDHPYARVIAQVRAAHGPRSYPGSPMIAARLLRTCDRLDLAELHPAEHAALAGAMAPWPATVHRRDGFELAHSLCPPEPRRGLLLIDPSYEIKSDYETIPAHVERITRAWNVGILVLWYPILTTGAHAPMLKNLHAAHPEALRHEVRFAPARLGHGMTGSGLFVIRPPFGLDAEAKRLSGLFAAL is encoded by the coding sequence ATGCTCAGCTACCAGCACATTTATCATGCGGGGAATCTCGCGGACGTGCACAAGCACGCGCTGCTGGCATGGATGCTCTCCTACCTGATGCGCAAGGACAAGCCGCTGAGCTATATCGAAACGCATGCCGGCCGCGCGCTCTACGATCTCGGCGATGCCGCGGCGCTGAAGACCGGCGAGGCGGCGCGCGGAATCGCCCGGACCGAAGGATGGTTCGACAGCGACCATCCGTATGCGCGCGTCATCGCGCAGGTCCGCGCCGCGCACGGTCCACGCAGCTATCCCGGCTCGCCGATGATCGCCGCGCGGCTTCTGCGCACGTGCGACAGGCTCGACCTCGCGGAGCTGCATCCGGCAGAGCACGCTGCCTTGGCCGGTGCGATGGCGCCCTGGCCCGCGACGGTGCACAGGCGCGACGGGTTCGAGCTGGCGCATTCGCTCTGTCCGCCTGAGCCCCGGCGCGGTCTTCTGCTCATCGACCCAAGCTACGAGATCAAGAGCGACTACGAGACCATCCCGGCACATGTCGAGCGGATCACACGGGCCTGGAACGTCGGAATACTGGTCCTCTGGTATCCGATCCTGACGACCGGCGCGCATGCGCCGATGCTGAAGAACCTTCACGCGGCGCACCCCGAGGCGCTTCGCCACGAGGTCCGGTTCGCTCCGGCGCGGCTGGGACACGGGATGACGGGTTCGGGGCTCTTCGTGATCCGCCCGCCCTTCGGTCTCGACGCCGAGGCGAAACGGCTCTCCGGGCTTTTCGCCGCCCTGTGA
- a CDS encoding DUF2842 domain-containing protein: protein MALSWKARRRWSLVILLLGLPAYVVICVSIVNALDRPAIWLELLVYVLLGILWALPFRFVFRGIGKPEPDDETERR from the coding sequence ATGGCGCTGAGCTGGAAGGCAAGACGACGCTGGTCGCTGGTGATCCTGCTGCTGGGCCTGCCGGCCTACGTGGTGATCTGCGTCAGCATCGTCAATGCGCTGGACCGGCCCGCGATCTGGCTGGAGCTGCTGGTGTACGTGCTGCTGGGGATCCTCTGGGCGTTGCCTTTCCGCTTCGTGTTCCGCGGAATAGGCAAGCCCGAACCGGATGACGAGACAGAACGGCGCTGA
- a CDS encoding VOC family protein, whose translation MKLRLHHINLSTDDVGRMDTFYRDILGLSRETEGLPVLEKTKGYSGDVAFVSDGAIQTHLARRDVLAGFATGQVVNPVARGHIAYRTDDLRAFKAHLDAKGIPFSDWGHAAVAGWHQIFFYDPDGNVIEVHEAVAD comes from the coding sequence ATGAAACTGCGGCTGCACCATATCAACCTGAGCACCGACGACGTCGGACGCATGGACACGTTCTACCGCGACATCCTGGGGCTTTCACGCGAAACCGAGGGCCTGCCGGTCCTCGAGAAGACGAAGGGCTATTCCGGTGACGTGGCCTTCGTCAGCGACGGAGCGATCCAGACGCATCTGGCGCGCCGTGACGTGCTGGCGGGCTTCGCGACGGGGCAGGTGGTCAACCCGGTGGCGAGGGGGCACATCGCCTACCGGACCGACGACCTGCGCGCCTTCAAGGCCCATCTGGACGCGAAGGGCATCCCGTTTTCCGATTGGGGCCACGCGGCCGTCGCGGGTTGGCATCAGATCTTCTTCTACGACCCGGACGGCAACGTGATCGAGGTGCACGAGGCCGTCGCGGACTGA
- a CDS encoding nitrile hydratase accessory protein, with the protein MSMPEPVFAAPWHAQLFALTVALNEAGHFTWPEWAEIFGASLRQHGLTRELDGGEDYFHAWLDALERMLATRGLAEADAVAALRAQWEAAYISTPHGAPVRLTEAPEV; encoded by the coding sequence ATGAGCATGCCCGAGCCCGTCTTTGCCGCCCCGTGGCACGCACAGCTCTTTGCCCTGACGGTGGCGCTGAACGAGGCCGGGCATTTCACCTGGCCAGAATGGGCCGAGATCTTCGGGGCAAGCCTCAGGCAGCATGGCCTGACGCGCGAGCTCGATGGCGGGGAGGATTATTTCCACGCCTGGCTCGATGCGCTCGAGAGGATGCTCGCCACGCGCGGCCTCGCCGAGGCGGATGCGGTGGCTGCCCTGCGCGCGCAATGGGAGGCGGCCTATATTTCGACCCCTCACGGCGCTCCGGTGCGCCTGACGGAAGCGCCCGAAGTTTGA
- a CDS encoding CTP synthase, producing MARYIFITGGVVSSLGKGLASAALGALLQARGFSVRLRKLDPYLNVDPGTMSPFEHGEVFVTDDGAETDLDLGHYERFTGVAARKTDSVSSGRIYSNVLEKERRGDYLGKTIQVIPHVTNEIKDFISIGDDEVDFMLCEIGGTVGDIEGLPFFEAIRQFGQDRPRGQCIFMHLTLLPFIRASGELKTKPTQHSVKELRSIGIAPDILVCRSEGPIPEKEREKLALFCNVRPEAVIAAQDLKSIYEAPLAYHREGLDQAVLDAFQITPAPKPNLARWEDVADRIYNPEGEVNIAIVGKYTQLEDAYKSIAEALTHGGMANRVKVNVEWVDAEIFDSAEDVAPRLEGFHAILVPGGFGERGTEGKIKAAEFARTRKVPYLGICLGMQMAVIEAARNVAGLSTAGSEEFDHEAGKKRFEPVVYHLKEWVQGNAKVERRQGDDLGGTMRLGSYDAMLTPGTRVAEIYGKTSIDERHRHRYEVDIKYRDKLETSGLCFSGMSPDGRLPEIIEWPDHPWFIGVQFHPELKSKPFDPHPLFKDFVRAAKEVSRLV from the coding sequence ATGGCCCGATATATTTTCATCACCGGCGGTGTTGTATCCTCGCTTGGAAAGGGTCTCGCCTCGGCGGCACTCGGCGCGTTGCTTCAGGCGCGCGGTTTCTCGGTCAGGCTGCGCAAGCTCGATCCCTATCTGAACGTCGATCCCGGCACGATGTCACCCTTCGAGCATGGCGAGGTCTTCGTGACCGACGACGGAGCCGAAACCGATCTCGATCTGGGCCATTACGAGCGTTTCACCGGCGTCGCCGCCCGCAAGACCGACTCGGTCTCTTCGGGGCGCATCTATTCCAACGTGCTGGAAAAGGAACGCCGGGGCGACTACCTGGGCAAGACGATCCAGGTCATTCCGCACGTCACCAACGAGATCAAGGATTTCATCTCGATCGGCGATGACGAGGTCGATTTCATGCTCTGCGAGATCGGCGGCACCGTAGGCGACATCGAAGGGCTGCCGTTTTTCGAGGCGATCCGCCAGTTCGGACAGGACCGCCCGCGCGGTCAATGCATCTTCATGCACCTGACGCTGCTGCCCTTCATCAGGGCCTCGGGCGAGCTGAAGACGAAGCCAACGCAGCACTCCGTCAAGGAACTGCGCTCGATCGGCATCGCGCCGGACATTCTGGTCTGCCGCTCGGAAGGACCGATCCCCGAAAAGGAACGCGAGAAGCTCGCGCTGTTCTGCAACGTCCGCCCCGAGGCGGTGATCGCGGCGCAGGATCTGAAGTCGATCTACGAGGCGCCGCTTGCCTATCACCGTGAGGGACTGGACCAGGCGGTGCTCGACGCCTTCCAGATCACACCCGCGCCGAAACCGAATCTCGCGCGATGGGAGGATGTGGCCGACCGCATCTACAATCCCGAAGGCGAGGTCAACATCGCCATCGTGGGCAAGTACACGCAGCTTGAGGATGCCTACAAATCCATCGCCGAGGCGCTGACCCATGGCGGCATGGCCAACCGGGTAAAGGTCAATGTCGAGTGGGTCGACGCCGAGATCTTCGACTCCGCCGAGGACGTCGCGCCCCGCCTGGAAGGCTTTCACGCCATCCTCGTGCCGGGCGGATTCGGAGAGCGCGGAACGGAAGGCAAGATCAAGGCGGCCGAATTCGCCCGTACCCGCAAGGTACCCTATCTCGGGATCTGCCTCGGGATGCAGATGGCGGTGATCGAGGCGGCCCGCAACGTGGCGGGCCTATCCACCGCGGGATCGGAGGAATTCGATCATGAGGCCGGCAAGAAGCGGTTCGAGCCGGTGGTCTACCACCTGAAGGAATGGGTGCAGGGCAACGCCAAGGTCGAGCGGCGGCAGGGCGACGACCTCGGCGGGACGATGCGGCTTGGCTCATATGACGCAATGCTGACACCGGGTACGCGCGTGGCCGAGATCTACGGAAAGACCAGCATCGACGAGCGCCATCGCCACCGCTACGAGGTCGATATCAAGTATCGCGACAAGCTCGAGACGTCGGGGCTCTGCTTCTCGGGCATGTCCCCGGACGGACGGCTTCCCGAAATCATCGAATGGCCGGATCACCCATGGTTCATAGGGGTACAGTTCCACCCCGAGCTCAAGTCCAAGCCCTTCGATCCGCATCCGCTCTTCAAGGACTTCGTGCGCGCCGCCAAGGAGGTGTCGCGACTGGTCTGA
- a CDS encoding DMT family transporter gives MSADRPVLGIVLMLAFCIVAPMGDAVAKILGQSVSVGQIVLVRFALQAAMLAPLIILTRRAWRMRGRVLWLTLVRTVLHIAGIAMMVSALRYLPLADAVAIAFVMPFIMLVLGHYLLNEYVGPRRILASAAGFAGTLLVVQPSFAEVGWPALLPVGVAVNFAVFMLITRQIAKETDPIGLQAVSGGMAVAMMAPLLWLTRDAGIAPLGVVIGTAMDWILMLSIGVIGTVAHLFMTWALRYAPAATLAPMQYLEIPFATLIGLIVFGDLPNPVAGLGILITIGAGLYVVLRERAIARKVATPRGSVHPAE, from the coding sequence ATGTCCGCAGATCGTCCCGTCCTGGGCATCGTTCTCATGCTCGCCTTCTGCATCGTCGCGCCGATGGGCGATGCGGTGGCCAAGATCCTCGGGCAAAGCGTGTCGGTCGGGCAGATCGTCCTGGTCCGCTTCGCACTGCAGGCGGCCATGCTTGCGCCACTGATCATCCTCACGCGCCGGGCCTGGCGCATGCGCGGGCGGGTATTGTGGCTGACGCTCGTGCGCACGGTCCTGCATATCGCCGGCATCGCCATGATGGTCAGCGCGCTGCGCTATCTGCCGCTGGCCGATGCGGTCGCCATCGCCTTCGTGATGCCGTTCATCATGCTCGTGCTCGGACATTACCTGTTGAACGAATACGTGGGTCCGCGCCGCATCCTCGCCAGCGCGGCGGGCTTCGCGGGCACGCTGCTCGTCGTGCAGCCGAGCTTTGCCGAAGTTGGCTGGCCCGCGCTGCTGCCGGTCGGCGTCGCCGTGAACTTCGCCGTCTTCATGCTGATCACCCGCCAGATCGCCAAGGAGACGGATCCGATCGGCCTGCAGGCGGTATCCGGGGGCATGGCCGTCGCGATGATGGCGCCGCTGCTCTGGCTGACGCGGGATGCGGGAATCGCGCCGCTTGGCGTCGTGATCGGGACCGCGATGGACTGGATCCTGATGCTGTCCATCGGCGTGATCGGCACCGTCGCGCATCTCTTCATGACCTGGGCCCTGCGCTACGCGCCCGCGGCGACGCTGGCTCCGATGCAGTATCTCGAGATACCCTTTGCAACGCTGATCGGGCTGATCGTCTTCGGCGATCTGCCGAACCCGGTCGCGGGACTGGGCATCCTGATCACGATTGGTGCGGGTCTGTATGTGGTCCTGCGCGAGCGGGCCATCGCGCGCAAGGTGGCAACGCCGCGAGGATCCGTGCACCCTGCCGAATGA
- a CDS encoding adenylosuccinate synthase — protein MANVVVVGAQWGDEGKGKIVDWLSERADVIARFQGGHNAGHTLVIDGEVYKLSLLPSGIVRPGKLSVIGNGVVLDPWHLKKEIEGLRGQGVEITPETLMIAENTPLILPIHGELDRAREQQASVAKIGTTGRGIGPAYEDKVGRRSVRVADLADKATLELRVDRALVHHDALRKGLGLDPVDRDALVAQLREIAPVVLEYAAPVWKVLGEKRKAGKRILFEGAQGALLDIDFGTYPFVTSSNVIAGQAATGTGLGPGAIDFVLGIVKAYTTRVGEGPFPAELLDGDGQRLGERGHEFGTVTGRKRRCGWFDAVLVRQTCATSGVNGIALTKLDVLDGFETLKICIGYELDGARIDHLPTAADQQSRCTPVYEEMPGWSESTEGARSWADLPANAIKYVRRVEELIDCPVALLSTSPEREDTILVTDPFQD, from the coding sequence ATGGCCAACGTCGTCGTCGTCGGCGCCCAATGGGGCGATGAGGGAAAAGGCAAGATCGTCGACTGGCTGAGCGAGCGCGCCGACGTCATCGCGCGCTTCCAGGGCGGTCACAACGCGGGGCACACGCTGGTCATCGACGGCGAAGTCTACAAGCTCAGCCTGCTGCCCTCTGGCATCGTCCGGCCGGGCAAGCTGAGCGTGATCGGCAACGGTGTCGTGCTCGATCCCTGGCATCTGAAGAAGGAGATCGAGGGCCTGCGCGGGCAGGGCGTCGAGATCACGCCCGAGACGCTGATGATCGCCGAGAACACGCCCCTGATCCTGCCGATCCACGGAGAACTCGACCGCGCGCGCGAACAGCAGGCCTCGGTCGCCAAGATCGGCACCACCGGGCGCGGCATCGGGCCTGCCTACGAGGACAAGGTGGGCCGTCGCTCGGTCCGGGTGGCCGATCTTGCGGACAAGGCAACGCTGGAGCTGCGCGTCGACCGGGCGCTCGTTCATCACGATGCGCTGCGCAAGGGACTCGGGCTCGACCCGGTCGATCGTGACGCGCTGGTGGCGCAGCTGCGCGAGATCGCACCGGTCGTGCTGGAATATGCGGCGCCGGTCTGGAAGGTGCTGGGCGAGAAACGCAAGGCGGGCAAGCGCATCCTTTTCGAGGGCGCCCAGGGCGCGCTGCTCGACATCGATTTCGGCACCTATCCGTTCGTGACCTCTTCCAACGTGATCGCCGGGCAGGCCGCGACCGGGACGGGGCTGGGACCGGGGGCAATCGACTTCGTGCTGGGCATCGTGAAGGCCTATACGACCCGCGTGGGCGAGGGGCCCTTCCCGGCTGAGCTTCTGGACGGTGACGGCCAGCGGCTGGGTGAGCGCGGGCATGAATTCGGGACCGTGACCGGGCGCAAGCGGCGCTGCGGCTGGTTCGATGCGGTTCTGGTGCGCCAGACCTGCGCGACCTCCGGCGTAAACGGCATCGCCCTGACCAAGCTCGACGTGCTCGACGGGTTCGAGACGCTGAAGATCTGCATCGGCTACGAACTCGACGGCGCCCGCATCGACCATCTGCCGACGGCGGCGGACCAGCAGTCGCGCTGCACGCCCGTCTATGAAGAGATGCCCGGCTGGTCCGAAAGCACCGAAGGCGCGAGAAGCTGGGCCGATCTGCCGGCCAACGCCATCAAGTATGTGCGCCGGGTCGAAGAACTGATCGATTGCCCGGTTGCGCTGCTGTCGACCTCGCCGGAACGCGAGGACACGATCCTCGTCACCGATCCGTTCCAGGACTGA
- the secG gene encoding preprotein translocase subunit SecG produces the protein MENVILIVHLILALSLIGIVLLQRSEGGGLGMGGGGAISGRAAATALGKVTWLLAIAFIGTSVTLTIIAAEKSAGTSVIDRLGTSSPAAEQPASSTLPTDDSLLPPGPEGSDPLVPSAD, from the coding sequence ATGGAAAACGTCATCCTCATCGTCCACCTGATCCTCGCGCTCAGCCTGATAGGCATCGTGCTGCTGCAGCGCTCCGAAGGCGGCGGGCTGGGCATGGGCGGTGGCGGGGCCATCTCGGGGCGCGCCGCGGCGACGGCACTGGGCAAGGTCACCTGGCTTCTTGCCATCGCCTTTATCGGCACCTCGGTCACGCTGACGATCATCGCAGCGGAAAAATCGGCGGGCACCTCGGTCATCGACCGTCTGGGCACATCTTCCCCCGCCGCCGAGCAACCCGCCTCGTCCACCCTTCCCACGGACGACAGCCTTCTTCCGCCGGGTCCCGAAGGCAGCGATCCGCTGGTTCCCTCGGCCGACTGA
- a CDS encoding glutathione S-transferase family protein — MSEYRLHYAPDNASLVIRLALEELGLPYRTALVDRAKRGQRAAAYLALNPNGLIPVLETPEGPIFETAAILLWLADRHGRLAPAPQDPERGNFLKWLFFLSNTLHPALRMIFYPHRYVGPDLAHQEALRATQRKRISEYLATLEANWAHMSAPSLLDLYLAPMLRWIVLYPREADNSWLRLRSYPALHAMALALERRPSTAAAMLAEGLGPTPFTAPSAPNPPEGTAT; from the coding sequence ATGTCCGAGTATCGCCTCCACTACGCACCCGACAATGCCTCGCTGGTCATCAGGCTTGCGCTCGAGGAACTGGGCCTTCCCTACCGGACGGCGCTTGTCGATCGGGCGAAACGCGGCCAACGCGCAGCGGCTTATCTCGCGCTCAATCCCAACGGGCTGATCCCGGTGCTCGAAACGCCGGAGGGACCGATCTTCGAGACCGCCGCGATCCTGCTCTGGCTTGCGGATCGTCACGGCCGGCTCGCCCCCGCCCCGCAGGACCCGGAGCGCGGCAATTTCCTCAAATGGCTGTTCTTCCTGTCCAACACCCTGCACCCGGCACTGCGGATGATCTTCTACCCGCATCGCTATGTCGGTCCGGACTTGGCCCATCAGGAGGCCCTGCGCGCCACGCAACGCAAACGCATATCCGAGTATCTGGCAACGCTCGAGGCGAACTGGGCGCATATGTCCGCCCCATCCCTGCTCGATCTCTATCTCGCGCCGATGCTGCGCTGGATCGTGCTCTATCCGCGCGAGGCCGACAACAGCTGGCTGCGTCTGCGGTCCTATCCCGCGCTCCATGCCATGGCCCTTGCGCTGGAACGCCGACCCTCGACCGCCGCCGCCATGCTGGCCGAGGGTCTGGGCCCCACGCCCTTCACCGCTCCCAGCGCCCCGAACCCGCCCGAAGGGACCGCCACCTGA
- a CDS encoding thiamine diphosphokinase, with product MKTTVIRSADPVTVLGGGELFEGDLSLALSLAPILVAADGGADHAMGQGRMPDAVIGDMDSVRPETLASLPPERIHRITEQDSTDFDKAIRSIESPLLVAAGFCGRRMDHQLAVFNTMVRRADRVCLLLGAQEIAFVCPPRITLPTRAGDVVSLFPLMAVTGRSEGLEWPIDGLEFSPGGRSGTSNRALGPTVIEMDGPGMICLLPRALIRQGARILAALPPCARWPARAGPHTDPHQS from the coding sequence ATGAAAACAACAGTTATCCGAAGCGCTGATCCTGTTACTGTTCTCGGAGGAGGCGAACTCTTCGAGGGTGATCTCTCTCTCGCACTGTCCCTTGCGCCGATACTCGTGGCGGCGGACGGGGGGGCGGACCATGCCATGGGGCAAGGCCGGATGCCGGATGCGGTGATCGGAGACATGGACTCCGTGCGGCCGGAAACGCTCGCAAGTCTGCCGCCCGAGCGTATCCACCGGATCACCGAACAGGACAGCACCGATTTCGACAAGGCCATCCGCAGCATCGAGTCCCCGCTTCTGGTCGCGGCGGGCTTCTGCGGCAGGCGCATGGACCATCAGCTGGCCGTTTTCAACACCATGGTCAGGCGGGCGGATCGCGTCTGCCTGTTGCTTGGGGCGCAGGAAATCGCGTTTGTCTGCCCGCCGCGGATCACGTTGCCGACGCGGGCAGGAGATGTGGTCTCGCTGTTTCCGCTGATGGCCGTGACAGGGCGCTCCGAAGGGCTCGAATGGCCCATCGACGGTCTCGAATTCAGCCCGGGCGGCAGGAGTGGTACGTCCAACCGTGCGCTTGGACCCACTGTGATCGAGATGGACGGGCCGGGGATGATCTGCCTGCTGCCGCGGGCGCTCATTCGGCAGGGTGCACGGATCCTCGCGGCGTTGCCACCTTGCGCGCGATGGCCCGCTCGCGCAGGACCACATACAGACCCGCACCAATCGTGA
- a CDS encoding L-serine ammonia-lyase, whose amino-acid sequence MFLSVFDMFKVGIGPSSSHTMGPMVAAARFLDAMRTSPFHFAGLRASLHGSLAFTGVGHATDRATVLGLAGFTPESYDADKAAEALERIEAEGMVAPPDLPALRFRPKQDLIFDYDKPLPGHANGMMLMATDDQGDVILREIYYSVGGGFVLTEAELAAGRATDDGAPVPYPFKTAAEMLEMAAASGKSIAEMKRANEAARGGIDNLSAGTKRLWQVMNDCIERGLTSDGILPGGLKVRRRAKAIHEALMAERGRNLTAPHTINDWISVYAMAVNEENAAGGQVVTAPTNGAAGVLPATLRYYLDHVPGASERRIEDFLLTAAAIGGLVKFNASISGAEAGCQAEVGSAAAMAAAGLCAVLGGTPEQIENAAEIALEHHLGMTCDPIRGLVQVPCIERNGLGAIKAVSAASLALRGDGTHLVPLDACIETMRQTGADMSEKYKETSLGGLAVNVPNC is encoded by the coding sequence ATGTTCCTTTCGGTTTTCGACATGTTCAAGGTCGGCATCGGCCCCTCCTCCTCGCACACGATGGGTCCCATGGTGGCCGCCGCACGCTTTCTCGATGCCATGCGCACCTCGCCCTTCCATTTCGCCGGGCTGCGCGCGTCCTTGCACGGCTCGCTCGCCTTTACCGGTGTCGGGCACGCCACCGACCGCGCGACGGTCCTCGGGCTCGCCGGGTTCACGCCGGAAAGCTATGATGCCGACAAGGCGGCCGAGGCACTCGAGCGGATCGAGGCCGAGGGGATGGTGGCGCCGCCGGATCTGCCGGCACTGCGGTTCCGGCCGAAGCAGGACCTGATATTCGACTATGACAAGCCTCTGCCCGGACATGCCAACGGGATGATGCTGATGGCGACCGACGATCAGGGCGACGTGATCCTGCGCGAGATCTACTATTCCGTTGGCGGCGGCTTCGTTCTCACCGAGGCGGAACTGGCCGCCGGCAGGGCCACGGACGATGGCGCGCCGGTGCCCTACCCGTTCAAGACCGCTGCCGAGATGCTCGAGATGGCCGCCGCCTCGGGCAAGAGCATCGCAGAGATGAAGCGCGCGAACGAGGCGGCGCGCGGCGGCATCGACAATCTTTCGGCGGGAACGAAACGGCTGTGGCAGGTCATGAACGACTGCATCGAGCGCGGGCTGACCTCGGACGGGATCCTGCCGGGGGGTCTGAAGGTGCGCAGACGTGCCAAGGCAATCCACGAGGCGCTGATGGCCGAGCGCGGGCGCAACCTGACGGCGCCGCATACCATCAACGACTGGATCAGCGTCTATGCCATGGCGGTCAACGAGGAGAACGCGGCGGGCGGTCAGGTCGTCACCGCCCCGACGAACGGCGCGGCGGGCGTGCTGCCCGCGACACTGCGCTATTACCTCGACCATGTTCCGGGCGCCTCGGAGCGTCGGATAGAGGACTTCCTGCTGACCGCCGCCGCCATCGGCGGTCTGGTGAAGTTCAACGCGTCCATCTCGGGCGCCGAGGCAGGCTGTCAGGCCGAGGTCGGCTCTGCCGCGGCAATGGCCGCCGCCGGACTTTGCGCGGTGCTGGGAGGGACGCCCGAACAGATCGAGAATGCCGCCGAGATCGCGCTCGAGCACCATCTCGGCATGACCTGCGACCCGATCCGCGGCCTCGTGCAGGTCCCCTGCATCGAACGCAACGGACTCGGCGCGATCAAGGCGGTATCGGCGGCCTCGCTCGCACTGCGCGGGGACGGCACCCACCTTGTACCGCTCGACGCCTGCATCGAGACCATGCGCCAGACCGGCGCCGACATGTCGGAGAAGTACAAGGAAACCTCTCTCGGCGGCCTTGCGGTCAATGTCCCCAACTGTTGA
- the nthB gene encoding nitrile hydratase subunit beta codes for MTRVHDMGGRFGDGRVQPEAEDVRFVQDWHRGALAVTLAAGALGAWNIDMSRHAREKLAPKDYARFSYYEKWLAALADILVEKGLIRREELSGASPWESPSASKALKADRVAAVLSRGGPADRPGGPPARFVAGDIVRTRAVAENLLVEGGHTRLPAYAAGARGRILRCHGSHVLPDASAHGLGDAPEPLYAVAFPASELWAHPEHPGDEVVLDLWQSYLEPDA; via the coding sequence ATGACCCGTGTTCACGACATGGGCGGCCGCTTCGGCGACGGGCGGGTCCAGCCGGAAGCGGAGGATGTGCGCTTTGTGCAGGACTGGCACAGGGGCGCGCTTGCCGTCACGCTGGCCGCAGGCGCGCTGGGGGCCTGGAACATCGACATGTCACGGCACGCACGTGAAAAGCTCGCGCCCAAGGACTACGCGCGCTTTTCCTACTACGAGAAATGGCTCGCGGCGCTGGCCGACATTCTGGTCGAGAAGGGGCTCATACGCCGCGAAGAGCTGTCCGGCGCATCCCCCTGGGAAAGCCCTTCCGCATCGAAGGCATTGAAAGCCGACCGGGTCGCGGCAGTGCTGTCGCGGGGCGGGCCTGCCGACCGCCCCGGTGGACCCCCGGCGCGCTTCGTTGCGGGCGACATCGTCCGGACGCGCGCCGTCGCTGAAAATCTGCTGGTCGAGGGCGGTCATACGCGTCTGCCCGCCTATGCCGCCGGCGCCCGCGGGCGAATCCTGCGCTGCCATGGCAGCCATGTGCTGCCCGACGCTTCGGCGCATGGGCTCGGCGACGCACCCGAACCGCTTTACGCCGTGGCCTTTCCGGCCTCCGAACTCTGGGCGCATCCCGAACATCCGGGTGACGAGGTCGTGCTGGACCTCTGGCAGAGCTACCTGGAGCCGGACGCATGA
- the nthA gene encoding nitrile hydratase subunit alpha — MPHDDHDHPHSLLPPEPALRVKALETLLVAKGLIDPDALDAIIDTYENRIGPRNGAHVVAKAWSDPAFRTALLEDATRAVSELGYYGRQGEHMVAVENTEDVHNMVVCTLCSCYPWPLLGIPPTWYKSDAYRARAVREPRRVLADFGVELPPETSVRVWDSTAEVRYLVIPRRPAGSEGLDETALAALVTRDSMIGCGLAKMP; from the coding sequence ATGCCCCATGACGATCACGACCATCCGCATTCCCTGCTGCCGCCCGAGCCCGCGCTGCGCGTGAAGGCGCTCGAGACGCTGCTGGTGGCCAAGGGGCTGATCGATCCCGACGCGCTCGATGCGATCATCGACACCTACGAGAACCGCATCGGCCCACGCAACGGCGCGCATGTGGTGGCGAAGGCCTGGAGCGATCCGGCGTTTCGGACGGCGCTGCTCGAGGATGCGACCCGGGCAGTGTCGGAACTGGGCTACTACGGGCGACAGGGCGAACACATGGTGGCCGTCGAGAATACCGAGGACGTTCACAACATGGTCGTCTGCACGCTTTGCTCCTGCTATCCGTGGCCGCTGCTTGGCATTCCGCCGACCTGGTACAAGTCCGACGCCTACCGCGCCCGCGCCGTGCGCGAGCCTCGTCGCGTTCTGGCCGATTTCGGCGTGGAACTGCCGCCGGAGACATCCGTGCGGGTTTGGGATTCGACGGCCGAAGTGCGCTATCTCGTGATCCCGCGCCGGCCCGCAGGCAGCGAGGGGCTGGACGAGACGGCGCTCGCCGCGCTGGTGACGCGCGACAGCATGATCGGCTGCGGTCTGGCAAAGATGCCATGA